From the Sinorhizobium garamanticum genome, one window contains:
- a CDS encoding glycosyl transferase family 1: MLQILYLAQDLTDPAVRRRILTLVAGGANVTLAGFRRDANSLAAMPGIEPIELGVTADGRFAQRIGAVAAACLSLKSKLANVGKPDLIIARNLEMLAIAKRAVTLFGGQVPIVYECLDIHRLLLRKDVVGRALRATEARLGRDARWLITSSPAFIEHYFRPLSGLDAPALLLENKVLEIDGPADRVADSAQCPVPGPPWKIGWFGALRCAKSLALLAEFSRKMEGRFEIVLRGRPAYSEFADFDAFVRNEPFMSFDGAYRNPEDLADIYGGVHFTWAIDFFEEGQNSAWLLPNRLYEGCRYGRVPIAMKGTETARFLSVRGIGLVLEEANAESLSTLIGSMTPDRYIEAANGVAQCNPGTWVFDRTDCEALVRRLAALAVETTQAMPTPAIPEPRHNEGGLL; this comes from the coding sequence ATGCTGCAGATACTTTATTTGGCACAGGACCTAACCGATCCTGCGGTACGCCGTCGGATTCTGACGCTTGTCGCGGGCGGCGCGAATGTGACGCTTGCCGGGTTTCGCCGGGACGCCAATTCGCTCGCGGCCATGCCTGGCATCGAGCCGATCGAACTGGGGGTTACGGCCGACGGTCGCTTCGCGCAGCGCATCGGCGCGGTTGCCGCTGCCTGCCTCTCACTGAAGAGCAAGCTCGCGAATGTCGGCAAACCCGACCTGATCATCGCGCGCAATCTCGAGATGCTCGCCATTGCCAAGCGGGCAGTCACGCTTTTCGGCGGCCAGGTTCCGATTGTCTACGAGTGCCTCGACATACACCGCTTGCTCCTACGCAAGGACGTCGTCGGGCGTGCGCTGCGTGCCACCGAGGCTCGTCTCGGACGTGACGCGCGCTGGCTGATCACCAGCTCGCCAGCCTTCATCGAACACTATTTCCGCCCGCTCTCGGGGCTCGATGCGCCGGCGCTGCTTCTCGAAAACAAGGTCCTCGAAATCGATGGCCCTGCGGATCGGGTCGCCGATTCCGCGCAATGCCCGGTGCCCGGTCCTCCATGGAAGATCGGCTGGTTCGGGGCCTTGCGCTGCGCCAAGTCCCTCGCGCTGCTCGCCGAGTTCTCCCGAAAGATGGAAGGCCGCTTCGAAATCGTTTTGCGGGGCAGGCCTGCCTACTCTGAATTCGCGGATTTTGACGCATTCGTCCGGAATGAGCCCTTCATGAGCTTCGACGGCGCCTATCGCAATCCGGAAGATCTCGCCGACATTTATGGGGGTGTCCACTTCACATGGGCGATCGATTTCTTCGAGGAGGGCCAGAATTCCGCATGGCTGCTGCCGAACCGCCTCTATGAGGGATGCCGTTACGGACGGGTGCCGATCGCCATGAAGGGCACGGAGACCGCACGTTTCCTGTCGGTGCGTGGCATCGGACTGGTGCTGGAAGAGGCCAACGCAGAGAGCCTCTCCACGCTAATCGGATCGATGACGCCAGATCGATACATCGAGGCGGCTAACGGCGTCGCCCAATGCAACCCCGGGACTTGGGTCTTCGACCGCACGGACTGCGAGGCGCTGGTGCGGCGCCTCGCGGCACTCGCTGTCGAAACGACACAAGCAATGCCGACTCCGGCCATACCGGAGCCCCGCCACAACGAGGGTGGATTGCTATGA